The following are from one region of the Hymenobacter sp. YIM 151858-1 genome:
- the metF gene encoding methylenetetrahydrofolate reductase [NAD(P)H] gives MKVTDHLARANGKTLFSFEVLPPRKGENIQTLFSNIEPLLEFKPPFIDVTYHREEYVYRQRAAGLLEKITTRKRPGTVGICAAIKNRFDVDTVPHLICGGFSREETENALIDLHFLGIDNVLALRGDPIKSEPGFVAHPNGHAYACELIGQVSAMNGGRYLDEEQSDTAATSFCIGTAGYPEKHFEAPNLSTDLRYLKQKIDCGAEYIVTQMFFDNQKYFDFVAKCRQAGITVPIIPGLKPLTSKKQLTVLPRTFYLNLPEELVEAVAQCRDDAAAREVGIDWCIQQSRELMAAGVPCLHYYSMGRSEAVRRVAAELF, from the coding sequence ATGAAAGTTACCGACCACCTTGCCCGCGCCAACGGCAAAACCCTCTTCTCGTTTGAGGTGCTGCCGCCGCGCAAGGGCGAAAACATTCAGACGCTGTTCTCGAACATCGAGCCGCTGCTGGAGTTTAAGCCGCCGTTTATCGACGTGACGTACCACCGCGAAGAGTACGTGTACCGGCAACGGGCGGCAGGCCTGCTCGAGAAGATTACCACCCGCAAGCGCCCGGGCACGGTAGGCATTTGCGCGGCCATCAAAAACCGCTTCGATGTGGACACCGTTCCGCACCTGATCTGCGGCGGCTTCTCGCGCGAGGAAACCGAAAACGCCCTCATCGACCTGCATTTCCTGGGCATCGACAACGTGCTGGCCTTGCGCGGCGACCCCATTAAGTCGGAGCCCGGCTTTGTGGCGCACCCCAACGGCCACGCCTACGCCTGCGAGCTGATCGGGCAGGTATCGGCCATGAACGGCGGCCGCTACCTCGACGAAGAGCAATCCGATACGGCGGCCACCAGCTTCTGCATTGGCACGGCCGGCTACCCCGAGAAGCACTTCGAAGCGCCCAACCTGAGCACCGACTTACGCTACCTGAAGCAGAAAATCGATTGCGGAGCCGAGTACATCGTGACGCAGATGTTTTTCGACAACCAGAAGTACTTCGACTTCGTGGCCAAGTGCCGGCAGGCGGGCATTACGGTGCCCATTATTCCGGGCCTGAAGCCGCTTACCTCCAAAAAGCAGCTTACCGTTTTGCCGCGCACGTTCTACCTGAACCTGCCCGAAGAGCTGGTAGAGGCCGTGGCCCAGTGCCGCGACGATGCCGCCGCCCGCGAGGTCGGCATCGACTGGTGCATTCAGCAGAGCCGCGAGTTGATGGCGGCCGGCGTGCCTTGCCTGCACTACTACAGCATGGGCCGCTCCGAAGCGGTGCGCCGCGTAGCGGCCGAGTTGTTTTAG
- a CDS encoding tetratricopeptide repeat protein produces MSSDRQQQLDELFTRLRTATAPLEIEALQQGIWQLWLETDDQALNKRLEEGMRAMAAGDYTKAIDDFTWLVKKHPDFAEGWNKRATAHYLRGEYKASLEDVAQTLEREPRHFGALSGKATIQRMVGDDRGALRTLRRLSVLCPHFPGLQAQLHDLQNRLDDPS; encoded by the coding sequence ATGTCCTCCGACCGTCAGCAACAACTCGATGAGCTTTTTACGCGCTTGCGTACGGCCACGGCCCCGCTCGAAATCGAGGCTCTGCAGCAGGGCATCTGGCAATTGTGGCTCGAAACCGACGACCAGGCCCTGAACAAACGCCTCGAAGAAGGCATGCGCGCCATGGCTGCCGGCGATTACACCAAGGCCATCGATGATTTTACCTGGCTGGTGAAAAAGCACCCCGACTTTGCCGAGGGCTGGAACAAGCGCGCTACCGCTCACTACCTCCGTGGCGAGTACAAAGCCTCGCTCGAGGACGTAGCCCAAACGCTGGAGCGCGAACCGCGCCACTTCGGGGCCTTGTCGGGCAAAGCCACCATTCAGCGCATGGTTGGCGACGACCGCGGCGCCCTGCGCACCCTGCGCCGGCTTAGCGTGCTGTGCCCTCATTTTCCTGGTTTACAGGCACAACTCCACGATTTGCAAAATCGGCTCGACGACCCTTCGTAA
- a CDS encoding energy transducer TonB — protein sequence MATRLLLIAFMCCASAAVHAQGRVRQTDLDSGRVEKGQKVGEWAYYAFTGSGRKVLVQRYDYDRKRLLYFRKPDEHPYRHQVAGNWQSGYLERPPLYIGGDGVLSTYMRQLQYPTQARTKNVQGRVVVRFVIDTLGTASNYQVLTGIGSGCDEEALRIARSIPHEWIPGRKDGRAVPVEYELPFTFRITQAQN from the coding sequence ATGGCAACACGCTTACTACTCATTGCTTTCATGTGCTGCGCCTCGGCTGCTGTGCACGCCCAGGGGCGCGTACGCCAAACCGACCTCGATAGCGGCCGCGTCGAAAAGGGCCAGAAAGTCGGCGAATGGGCCTATTACGCTTTTACCGGTAGCGGACGCAAAGTGTTGGTGCAGCGTTACGACTACGACCGCAAACGATTGCTGTACTTCCGCAAGCCCGACGAACACCCTTACCGGCACCAGGTAGCGGGCAACTGGCAGAGCGGTTACCTGGAGCGCCCGCCGCTGTACATCGGCGGCGACGGCGTCCTCTCAACCTACATGCGCCAGTTGCAGTACCCCACGCAGGCCCGCACCAAAAACGTGCAAGGGCGCGTGGTGGTGCGCTTCGTTATCGATACCCTAGGTACCGCCAGCAATTACCAGGTGCTTACCGGCATTGGTTCGGGCTGCGACGAAGAGGCCTTGCGCATTGCCCGCTCCATTCCGCACGAGTGGATTCCGGGCCGCAAGGATGGCCGCGCCGTGCCGGTGGAGTACGAGCTGCCCTTTACCTTCCGGATAACCCAGGCCCAGAACTAG
- a CDS encoding N-acetylmuramoyl-L-alanine amidase, whose protein sequence is MLRLLARCLPALLLITGLPHLGRAQNQARLLERAEVVPAQDQWLQPGDRLQLRAKAQPGARVTTSWGLPLPELHPSLANGQPGVYQVSYVVRPGDTLHTRRIKLYAQLPDGRRDSLLTSTTVRVLDPNVPQLARTRGALAYLNYGLGEDRLGGAKIGYLDSLVLLHLTGRVGGQYRVRLAENQTAWVPVEVATLLPPGGLVPQSLTGSWSVSGDAQYDYVRVGLQERLPYRSQLQLEPSRLVIDVFGATSNTNWITQRGGLQAIENVYYEQPQPDVFRIVIDLKHAQSWGYAIGYQGNTLTVRVRRPPARLELRGLTVAVDAGHGGDNHGAVGATGAKEKDLTLAIAQRLQRELEQKGATVLMTREADVSVDNGARIVRLRRAMPHLLVSVHVNSSGTKDTKGTATFYRYVGFRPLSQAIYHEMLQTGLAPWGNVGAFNFALNGPTEFPNALVETAFISNPDDEQRLINPAFQQEIAERIASGLEQFLKETRARGPRGWWRKQPALARQ, encoded by the coding sequence ATGCTGCGTTTGCTTGCCCGCTGCCTTCCGGCTCTGTTGCTGATAACCGGCTTGCCCCACCTAGGGCGCGCCCAAAACCAAGCGCGCCTGCTGGAGCGCGCCGAAGTAGTGCCTGCACAAGACCAATGGCTGCAACCCGGCGACCGGCTGCAGCTGCGCGCCAAAGCCCAACCCGGCGCGCGGGTAACTACCTCGTGGGGCCTGCCGCTGCCCGAGCTACACCCCAGCCTCGCCAACGGCCAACCGGGCGTATACCAGGTTAGCTACGTGGTGCGCCCCGGCGACACGCTCCACACCCGCCGGATTAAGCTGTACGCGCAGCTGCCCGATGGCCGCCGCGATTCGCTGCTGACCAGCACCACCGTGCGCGTGCTCGACCCCAACGTGCCGCAGCTGGCCCGCACCCGCGGTGCCCTGGCCTACCTTAACTACGGTTTGGGCGAAGACCGCCTGGGCGGCGCCAAAATCGGCTACCTCGACTCATTGGTGCTGCTGCACCTTACGGGGCGCGTGGGGGGCCAGTACCGCGTGCGCCTGGCCGAAAACCAAACGGCCTGGGTGCCTGTGGAGGTAGCCACGCTGCTGCCGCCCGGCGGCCTGGTGCCGCAGTCGCTTACGGGCTCGTGGAGCGTGAGCGGCGACGCGCAATACGACTACGTGCGCGTGGGTTTGCAGGAGCGCCTGCCCTACCGCTCGCAACTGCAACTGGAGCCCTCGCGGCTGGTGATTGACGTGTTTGGGGCCACCTCCAACACCAACTGGATAACGCAACGCGGCGGCCTGCAGGCGATTGAGAACGTGTACTACGAGCAGCCGCAGCCCGATGTGTTCCGCATTGTTATCGACCTGAAGCACGCGCAAAGCTGGGGCTACGCCATCGGTTACCAAGGCAACACGCTTACCGTTCGGGTGCGGCGGCCGCCGGCCAGGCTCGAGCTGCGGGGCCTTACGGTAGCCGTCGATGCCGGCCACGGCGGCGACAACCACGGCGCCGTTGGTGCTACCGGAGCCAAGGAAAAAGACCTGACCCTGGCCATTGCCCAACGCCTGCAACGAGAGCTGGAGCAAAAAGGCGCCACCGTGCTGATGACGCGCGAAGCCGATGTAAGCGTGGATAACGGAGCCCGCATTGTGCGGCTGCGCCGGGCCATGCCGCACCTGCTCGTGAGCGTGCACGTCAACTCCTCGGGCACCAAGGATACCAAAGGCACGGCCACGTTTTACCGCTACGTGGGCTTCCGGCCGCTTTCGCAGGCCATTTATCACGAGATGTTGCAAACCGGCCTGGCGCCGTGGGGCAACGTGGGCGCCTTCAACTTTGCCCTGAACGGGCCCACCGAGTTCCCGAACGCGCTCGTGGAAACGGCGTTTATCTCGAACCCCGACGACGAGCAGCGCCTCATCAACCCCGCGTTTCAGCAGGAAATAGCCGAGCGCATTGCCAGCGGCTTGGAGCAGTTCCTGAAAGAAACCCGCGCCCGCGGACCTAGGGGCTGGTGGCGCAAACAACCCGCGCTGGCTAGGCAATGA
- a CDS encoding translocation and assembly module lipoprotein TamL, translating to MNQPRPFYHPLTSLIWRGLALGAGLALASCSGTKFIPENDKLYTGSSVSIKSNYPVPNESALTTELEAVISPKPNTSILGLRPKLYFWHMGEGKSKGLGKWLADKYGEAPVLLSQVDTQRVKGLMINRLYNNGYFATPEVQSLIKAKGRTASVDYVARVERPYTIKEIHFPERDTLIDRDIRKTQAGSLLKVGDPYNLNTLINERTRIDNELKQHGYYYFAPDYLLFEVDSTQHNQANVYIRVKGNIPHRADHPYILNRVTLNTKYGLTDTTEAIRPIMYKGYRYVPDEKVFKAKAITNAVFLYPDSLYRRRRHDQTLSRLMSLGTFKFVDIQFRPARQKPDSAGYGFLNSTVRMTQLKKKSLRAEFQLISKTNGFTGPGITAQFRNRSALRGAEQLIVNLVGTFERRQGVGSNTDVGNQGFGANSIEVGINGQLLVPRLITPPLPFLDVRLSNSDFQPRTSFGAGYRYVERRQFFQVDYLNLNYGYSWKTKITNEQELRPIDLQYARLARTTDDFDELRRRRPFLDNSFRQQFIPASSYRYTYNNQVYEQRRNQSYFSGQVEVAGNLASLVSKLSGTEGKIFGQEYSQYSRFDLEFRNYYRVAQDPTSGNRFATRVLVGLGLPYGNSTVLPYLKQYGIGGPNSVRAFAPRQIGPGRYEPTDSLQRSTSFYDQVGDIRLEANAEYRQDLFPFVKGALFVDAGNVWLVNNDPTRPGGQFALNSFFKELAVGAGAGLRVDVQFLVIRLDYAVPLRVPYGGTGGNAGRLNLAIGYPF from the coding sequence ATGAACCAGCCCCGACCGTTTTATCATCCACTAACTTCCCTGATTTGGCGCGGGCTGGCGCTTGGGGCTGGCCTGGCTCTGGCCTCGTGCAGCGGCACCAAGTTCATTCCCGAAAACGACAAGCTCTACACCGGCAGCAGCGTCAGCATCAAATCGAACTACCCCGTTCCGAACGAGTCGGCGCTTACCACGGAGCTCGAAGCCGTTATTTCGCCCAAGCCCAACACGTCCATCCTAGGTCTGCGGCCCAAGCTGTACTTCTGGCACATGGGCGAGGGCAAGAGCAAAGGCCTGGGCAAGTGGCTGGCCGATAAGTACGGCGAGGCCCCGGTGCTGCTCAGCCAGGTAGATACCCAACGCGTGAAGGGGCTGATGATTAACCGCCTCTACAACAACGGCTATTTTGCCACGCCCGAGGTGCAAAGCCTCATCAAGGCCAAGGGCCGTACGGCCAGCGTCGATTACGTAGCGCGTGTGGAGCGGCCCTACACCATCAAGGAAATTCATTTCCCGGAGCGCGACACGCTCATCGACCGCGACATCCGGAAAACCCAGGCCGGTTCGCTGCTGAAAGTAGGCGACCCGTACAACCTGAACACGCTGATAAACGAGCGTACGCGTATTGATAACGAGCTCAAGCAGCACGGCTATTACTACTTCGCGCCCGATTACCTGCTGTTTGAGGTGGATAGCACGCAGCACAACCAGGCCAACGTGTACATCCGCGTGAAAGGCAACATTCCGCACCGCGCCGACCACCCGTACATCCTCAACCGCGTGACGCTCAACACCAAGTACGGGCTTACGGACACCACCGAGGCCATTCGGCCCATCATGTACAAAGGCTACCGCTACGTACCCGATGAGAAGGTGTTCAAGGCCAAGGCCATAACCAACGCGGTGTTCTTGTACCCCGATTCGTTGTACCGCCGGCGCCGCCACGACCAGACCCTGAGCCGCCTGATGAGCCTCGGTACGTTTAAGTTTGTCGACATCCAGTTTCGGCCGGCGCGGCAAAAGCCCGACTCAGCCGGCTACGGGTTCCTGAACTCGACGGTGCGCATGACGCAGCTGAAGAAAAAGTCGTTGCGGGCCGAGTTTCAGCTGATATCCAAAACCAACGGCTTCACGGGGCCGGGCATTACGGCGCAGTTCCGCAACCGCTCGGCCCTGCGCGGTGCCGAGCAGCTAATCGTGAACCTGGTGGGTACGTTTGAGCGGCGGCAGGGCGTGGGCAGCAATACCGACGTCGGCAACCAAGGCTTTGGGGCCAACTCCATCGAGGTGGGCATCAACGGCCAGCTGCTAGTGCCCAGGCTGATAACGCCGCCCTTGCCTTTCCTGGATGTGCGCCTGTCGAACTCCGATTTTCAGCCGCGTACCAGCTTTGGCGCGGGGTACCGCTACGTGGAGCGGCGGCAGTTCTTTCAGGTTGATTACCTGAACCTGAACTACGGCTACAGCTGGAAAACCAAGATTACCAACGAGCAGGAGCTGCGCCCCATTGACCTGCAGTACGCGCGCCTGGCCCGCACCACCGACGACTTCGACGAACTGCGCCGCCGCCGCCCGTTCCTCGACAACAGCTTCCGGCAGCAGTTTATTCCGGCCTCGTCGTACCGCTACACCTACAACAACCAAGTGTACGAACAGCGGCGCAACCAATCCTACTTCAGCGGGCAGGTGGAGGTGGCCGGCAACCTGGCCAGCCTCGTCAGCAAGCTGTCGGGCACCGAGGGCAAAATCTTCGGGCAGGAGTACTCGCAGTACAGCCGCTTCGATCTGGAGTTTCGCAACTACTACCGCGTAGCGCAAGACCCCACCAGCGGCAACCGCTTTGCCACCCGCGTGCTGGTGGGCCTGGGGCTGCCCTACGGCAACTCCACGGTGCTGCCCTACCTGAAGCAGTACGGCATTGGCGGCCCCAACAGCGTGCGCGCCTTTGCGCCCCGCCAAATTGGCCCCGGCCGCTACGAGCCCACCGACAGCCTGCAGCGCAGCACCAGCTTCTACGACCAGGTGGGCGACATCCGGCTCGAGGCCAACGCCGAGTACCGCCAGGATTTGTTCCCGTTCGTGAAGGGCGCCCTGTTTGTGGATGCCGGTAACGTGTGGCTCGTCAACAACGACCCCACGCGCCCCGGCGGGCAGTTTGCCCTGAACTCGTTTTTCAAGGAGCTGGCCGTAGGCGCCGGGGCCGGCTTGCGCGTCGATGTGCAGTTCCTGGTTATCCGCCTCGATTACGCCGTGCCCTTGCGGGTGCCCTACGGCGGTACCGGCGGTAATGCGGGCCGCCTTAACCTAGCCATTGGCTACCCCTTCTAG